The following are encoded in a window of Saccharothrix longispora genomic DNA:
- the dnaG gene encoding DNA primase — protein sequence MAGRIRESDIALVRDRSRIDDVVGDHVSLRGAGSGALKGLCPFHDEKSPSFNVRPSHGTFHCFGCGEGGDVIAFVMKIEHLGFVEAVERLADRAGIQLVYEGGGATVQRDRGTRSRLIEAHRAAAEFYAEQLATPDAMPAREFLAQRGFDEAAARQFGCGFAPGGWDKLTKHLLGRGFELTELLKAQLTKEGRQGPIDRFHRRLLWPIRDMGGEVVGFGARRIFDDDPIQAKYLNTSESPIYKKSQVLFGLDLAKKEIAKRRQAVVVEGYTDVMAMHLAGVPTAVASCGTAFGTDHMNVLRRLLIDDSLSGEVIFTFDGDAAGQKAALKAFEGEQQFSAQTYIAVAPDGMDPCELRQEKGDVAVRDLVARRTPLVEFAIKAQLRDYDLDSVDGRVEALKKMVPFVAQIKDRAKRDGYATRLAWWVGWEDEAAVVRRVRETANGRAPAAPARRVAVDLNQGALAVDVSGPPRPDPRDPALRTEREALKAALQLPEMAGPYYDSLPDDAFTHPAYQALHRAIREAGGTSSGLSGPTFLESVSQACAQQSVRTVLRELSVEPLQVKADEYRYVQGVLAGVQKMLVSRQIAEIKSRLRRVSPIDEPDEYRHLFGDLIALEEYHKALGEQAVGGL from the coding sequence GTGGCAGGACGCATCCGGGAGAGCGACATCGCGTTGGTGCGTGACCGGAGCCGGATCGACGACGTCGTGGGGGACCACGTCTCGCTGCGCGGTGCCGGCTCCGGCGCGCTGAAGGGGCTCTGCCCGTTCCACGACGAGAAGTCGCCGTCGTTCAACGTGCGCCCCTCGCACGGCACGTTCCACTGCTTCGGCTGCGGCGAGGGCGGCGACGTCATCGCGTTCGTGATGAAGATCGAGCACCTCGGGTTCGTGGAGGCGGTGGAGCGGCTCGCCGACCGCGCGGGCATCCAGCTGGTCTACGAGGGCGGCGGCGCCACGGTCCAGCGCGACCGCGGCACCCGCAGCAGGCTCATCGAGGCGCACCGCGCCGCCGCCGAGTTCTACGCCGAGCAGCTCGCCACGCCCGACGCCATGCCGGCGCGCGAGTTCCTGGCGCAGCGCGGCTTCGACGAGGCCGCGGCCCGCCAGTTCGGCTGCGGCTTCGCCCCCGGCGGCTGGGACAAGCTGACCAAGCACCTGCTCGGGCGGGGGTTCGAGCTGACCGAGCTGCTCAAGGCCCAGCTGACCAAGGAGGGCAGGCAGGGCCCGATCGACCGGTTCCACCGGCGGCTGCTGTGGCCGATCCGGGACATGGGCGGCGAGGTCGTCGGGTTCGGCGCGCGCCGGATCTTCGACGACGACCCGATCCAGGCCAAGTACCTGAACACCTCCGAGAGCCCGATCTACAAGAAGTCCCAGGTGCTGTTCGGGCTCGACCTGGCCAAGAAGGAGATCGCCAAGCGCCGGCAGGCCGTCGTCGTCGAGGGCTACACCGACGTGATGGCCATGCACCTCGCGGGCGTGCCCACGGCCGTCGCGTCGTGCGGCACGGCGTTCGGCACGGACCACATGAACGTGCTGCGGCGGCTGCTGATCGACGACTCCCTCAGCGGTGAGGTGATCTTCACCTTCGACGGCGACGCGGCCGGGCAGAAAGCGGCGCTCAAGGCGTTCGAGGGCGAGCAGCAGTTCTCCGCGCAGACCTACATCGCGGTCGCGCCCGACGGCATGGACCCGTGCGAGCTGCGGCAGGAGAAGGGCGACGTGGCGGTGCGCGACCTCGTGGCCCGGCGCACGCCGCTGGTCGAGTTCGCCATCAAGGCGCAGCTGCGCGACTACGACCTGGACTCGGTGGACGGCCGCGTCGAGGCGCTGAAGAAGATGGTGCCGTTCGTCGCCCAGATCAAGGACCGGGCCAAGCGCGACGGGTACGCCACGCGCCTGGCGTGGTGGGTGGGCTGGGAGGACGAGGCCGCGGTCGTGCGCCGGGTGCGGGAGACGGCCAACGGGCGCGCCCCGGCGGCCCCCGCGCGGCGGGTGGCCGTGGACCTGAACCAGGGCGCGCTGGCGGTGGACGTGAGCGGCCCGCCTCGACCCGACCCGCGCGACCCGGCGCTGCGCACCGAGCGGGAGGCGCTCAAGGCGGCGCTCCAGCTGCCCGAGATGGCCGGGCCCTACTACGACTCGCTGCCGGACGACGCGTTCACGCACCCCGCCTACCAGGCGCTGCACCGGGCGATCCGGGAGGCGGGCGGCACGTCGTCCGGGCTGTCCGGGCCGACGTTCCTGGAGTCGGTGTCGCAGGCGTGCGCGCAGCAGTCCGTGCGGACGGTGCTGCGCGAGCTGTCCGTCGAACCGCTCCAGGTGAAGGCGGACGAGTACCGCTACGTGCAGGGCGTGCTGGCCGGGGTGCAGAAGATGCTGGTGTCCCGGCAGATCGCGGAGATCAAGTCGCGGCTGCGGCGGGTGTCGCCGATCGACGAGCCCGACGAGTACCGCCACCTCTTCGGCGACCTGATCGCCCTGGAGGAGTACCACAAGGCACTGGGCGAACAGGCGGTGGGCGGGCTGTGA